The Nitrospirota bacterium genome has a window encoding:
- the argJ gene encoding bifunctional glutamate N-acetyltransferase/amino-acid acetyltransferase ArgJ gives MLVPGFKFSAISAGIKKTKATKKDLALIFSEVEATVAGLFTTNKIKAASVKLDISKLASGRGQAIIVNSGNANACTGIQGLRDAGEMVDITAKELGINPELVYIASTGIIGEYLPMEKIRHAIPEAAKKLSSHTIEDVARAIMTTDTFPKIFMKKIKIKGKTGTIAGIAKGAGMIHPKLALNPVSGMATMLGFIMTDIAVDHRAINKALREATKKSFNRLTIDGDTSTNDTIIIMANGCLNNKPIELNSSQFSNFQTALNEVTYNLSRMIARDGEGATKLIEVTVKGAKTESDAEVVAFSIANSNLVKTAIYGGDANWGRIMAAIGYAGIDVEENRIDIYINGLKIVSKGIGTNKDKAIKDTLSRNEINIIVNIGVGHAQAKVLTCDLTEKYVKINSAYRS, from the coding sequence ATGCTTGTCCCGGGGTTTAAATTTTCAGCCATATCTGCAGGAATAAAAAAAACAAAAGCTACTAAAAAAGACCTGGCCTTGATCTTTTCAGAAGTCGAAGCCACCGTAGCAGGTCTGTTTACCACCAATAAAATAAAAGCCGCCTCTGTAAAATTAGACATCAGCAAACTGGCCTCAGGCAGGGGGCAGGCAATCATTGTAAACAGCGGTAATGCCAACGCATGCACAGGTATTCAGGGGCTCAGAGATGCCGGAGAAATGGTTGATATAACTGCAAAAGAGCTCGGGATAAATCCCGAATTAGTTTACATCGCCTCTACCGGTATTATAGGGGAATATCTCCCAATGGAAAAGATAAGGCATGCAATACCTGAGGCAGCAAAAAAATTATCTTCCCATACAATTGAAGATGTTGCCAGGGCAATAATGACAACTGATACCTTTCCAAAAATATTTATGAAAAAGATAAAAATAAAAGGCAAAACAGGGACGATTGCAGGCATAGCCAAGGGGGCTGGCATGATTCATCCTAAGCTTGCCCTGAACCCTGTTTCAGGGATGGCCACAATGCTTGGCTTTATCATGACGGATATTGCTGTTGACCACAGGGCCATTAATAAAGCCCTCAGAGAGGCCACAAAAAAATCCTTTAACAGGCTGACCATTGATGGAGATACAAGCACAAATGACACCATCATAATCATGGCCAATGGCTGCCTTAATAACAAACCAATAGAACTAAACTCTTCCCAGTTCTCTAATTTTCAGACGGCCCTGAATGAAGTGACCTACAACCTATCGCGAATGATTGCCAGAGATGGCGAGGGTGCAACCAAACTCATCGAGGTTACAGTTAAAGGAGCTAAGACCGAGTCTGACGCTGAGGTAGTGGCTTTTTCTATAGCCAACTCAAATCTGGTAAAAACCGCTATTTACGGTGGAGATGCTAACTGGGGGCGAATTATGGCTGCTATAGGCTATGCAGGAATAGATGTAGAAGAAAACAGAATAGATATATATATCAATGGCCTTAAAATAGTTTCAAAAGGCATAGGAACCAATAAGGATAAGGCGATTAAGGACACCCTCTCCCGCAATGAAATCAATATTATTGTTAATATAGGCGTGGGGCATGCGCAGGCAAAAGTACTGACATGCGACCTCACTGAAAAATACGTGAAGATCAACTCAGCTTACAGGTCTTAA